One genomic region from Brevinematales bacterium encodes:
- a CDS encoding CPBP family intramembrane metalloprotease, translating to WRGFLQPRLQRRFSALTSALIIGLFWGIWHGLPDFWGVGSQMGSLVIPYYLLVGPGILTLYAVFQAWIANNTKGSLFFALFFHASISSSAFIFSPSVQAPAVTLYHALISVAINAIEVVIIILVFGPKLLSRKPENALPENQ from the coding sequence GATGGCGCGGATTTCTCCAGCCACGCCTCCAGCGGCGTTTCAGCGCGCTGACTTCCGCGCTGATAATCGGGCTGTTTTGGGGTATTTGGCACGGCCTTCCCGATTTCTGGGGCGTAGGTTCGCAGATGGGCAGTCTCGTTATTCCGTATTACCTCCTCGTCGGTCCGGGTATCCTGACCCTTTACGCGGTCTTTCAGGCGTGGATCGCGAATAATACGAAGGGAAGCCTCTTCTTCGCGCTGTTCTTCCATGCCAGTATTTCGTCGAGCGCGTTTATCTTCTCGCCCAGCGTTCAGGCACCGGCGGTTACGCTCTATCATGCGTTGATCTCGGTCGCCATCAATGCAATCGAGGTAGTAATCATCATTCTGGTATTCGGTCCGAAACTTTTATCCCGCAAGCCGGAAAACGCCTTGCCGGAAAACCAATAG